In Luteitalea sp., a genomic segment contains:
- a CDS encoding TIM barrel protein: protein MSTRRNFLVTTALALPATALLEPRHAAAAQGAKPTRALKVGAVTYNIAKDWDLPTIITNLAEVGMDGVELRTTHKHGVELSLAPAERAEVRKRFEDSPVTLAGLGTACEYHAEDAAIVQKNIEETRAWLALAHDVGCPSIKVRPNGLRSDVPEEQTLEQIGKALATCGDTAREQGVRIQVEVHGEETSRVPNIKKILDYAGDHPNVWICWNSNQTDLLDEGLEANFRLVQHKIGQVHMRDLYLEEYPWRRLVELLQESDFDGYCLAELGETSCDGVRVLKYFRGMLRQLEGIVEPPLKTDASVG from the coding sequence ATGTCGACTCGGCGCAACTTCCTTGTAACGACCGCGCTGGCGCTGCCGGCCACGGCCCTCCTCGAGCCTCGGCACGCCGCCGCCGCGCAAGGCGCCAAGCCAACGCGGGCGCTCAAAGTCGGGGCCGTCACCTACAACATCGCGAAGGATTGGGACTTACCGACCATCATCACGAATCTGGCGGAGGTCGGCATGGATGGCGTCGAGCTGAGAACCACGCACAAACATGGCGTGGAGCTGTCGCTCGCTCCTGCCGAGCGCGCCGAGGTGCGCAAGCGCTTCGAGGATTCGCCGGTGACGCTGGCCGGCCTCGGCACGGCGTGCGAGTATCACGCCGAGGATGCGGCCATCGTCCAAAAGAACATCGAGGAAACGCGCGCATGGCTCGCACTTGCGCACGATGTCGGCTGTCCCAGCATCAAGGTGCGCCCGAACGGCTTGCGTTCCGACGTTCCGGAAGAGCAGACACTCGAGCAGATTGGCAAGGCGCTCGCGACCTGTGGCGACACGGCCCGGGAGCAGGGCGTTCGCATTCAGGTCGAGGTGCATGGCGAAGAAACGTCCCGCGTGCCGAACATCAAGAAGATTCTCGACTACGCGGGGGATCATCCCAACGTGTGGATTTGCTGGAACTCGAACCAGACGGACCTGCTAGACGAGGGGTTGGAGGCAAACTTCCGCCTCGTGCAGCACAAGATCGGTCAGGTCCACATGCGGGATCTCTACCTGGAGGAATATCCCTGGCGCCGGTTGGTCGAGCTGCTCCAGGAGAGCGACTTCGACGGTTACTGCCTTGCGGAGTTGGGCGAGACGTCCTGTGATGGTGTGCGCGTGCTGAAGTACTTCCGCGGCATGCTTCGGCAGCTCGAAGGAATCGTAGAGCCCCCGCTCAAGACGGACGCTTCGGTCGGCTGA